Proteins encoded in a region of the Novibacillus thermophilus genome:
- the betB gene encoding betaine-aldehyde dehydrogenase, whose translation MYVDGNWIPAGDGSVHEIINPFNQEVLAMAPAGNREDAEKAIRAAREAFDTGPWPSLSGSERGRFLYRTAELIDRDHEQLAVLETLDTGKTLAESRSDMDDIADVFRYYAGMADKDGGELIDSPIKNSISRIVREPVGVCALITPWNYPLLQASWKLAPALAAGNTVILKPSEITPLTSLKIAELVEEAGIPKGVVNIVTGLGSVVGQTLAESCNVDLISFTGGGVTGRKIMRAASINFKKIALELGGKNPNVIFADADFDTAVDYALNAVYFHAGQVCSAGARLIVEESLHDQFVASLVERVKNIRLGSGMDDETEMGPLISAEHREKVETFVKIGLKEGAKLLTGGKRPEQEELSRGFFFEPTVFDECSPDMRIVQEETFGPILTVETFRTEEEAIRLANDSVYGLAGAVWTQNMNRAERVSRSLRLGTVWINDYHPYFPQAPWGGYKQSGIGRELGKTGLEEYTEQKHIFQNINPQPMNWFGKNRERVEET comes from the coding sequence ATGTACGTAGACGGCAATTGGATTCCGGCAGGAGACGGATCCGTTCACGAGATTATAAACCCATTCAACCAGGAAGTGCTTGCGATGGCGCCTGCCGGAAACCGCGAAGATGCGGAAAAAGCGATACGCGCAGCGAGAGAGGCTTTTGACACTGGACCGTGGCCAAGCCTTTCGGGAAGTGAACGGGGACGATTCCTGTATCGAACGGCAGAACTCATCGACAGGGATCACGAACAGTTGGCGGTACTGGAAACGCTTGATACGGGTAAAACACTGGCGGAAAGTCGTTCTGACATGGACGACATTGCAGACGTCTTTCGCTATTACGCCGGAATGGCAGACAAAGACGGCGGAGAACTCATTGATTCGCCCATTAAAAATTCGATTAGCCGTATCGTCAGAGAGCCTGTCGGCGTATGTGCCTTAATTACCCCGTGGAATTATCCGCTTTTACAGGCATCATGGAAGTTGGCGCCAGCGCTGGCGGCGGGTAACACTGTTATCTTAAAACCGAGTGAAATCACACCTTTAACATCACTGAAAATAGCGGAGCTTGTGGAAGAAGCCGGAATTCCAAAAGGGGTTGTCAACATCGTCACTGGCCTGGGGTCTGTAGTCGGCCAAACGTTAGCGGAATCTTGCAACGTCGATCTCATCTCTTTTACTGGCGGAGGTGTTACGGGGCGAAAAATTATGCGCGCCGCTTCTATCAATTTTAAAAAGATCGCCCTTGAACTAGGTGGAAAAAACCCGAATGTCATTTTTGCCGACGCAGATTTTGACACTGCAGTGGACTACGCTTTAAACGCCGTTTACTTCCACGCAGGCCAAGTGTGTTCAGCCGGGGCGAGACTGATTGTGGAGGAAAGCCTGCACGACCAGTTTGTCGCATCACTCGTGGAACGTGTCAAAAACATTCGTTTAGGTAGCGGGATGGATGACGAAACAGAAATGGGGCCACTCATTTCTGCCGAACACCGGGAAAAGGTAGAGACATTTGTGAAAATTGGATTGAAAGAAGGAGCGAAATTACTCACCGGCGGTAAACGGCCGGAACAAGAAGAACTGTCCCGAGGATTTTTCTTTGAACCGACTGTCTTTGACGAATGTTCACCGGACATGCGCATCGTGCAGGAAGAGACGTTCGGCCCCATTCTAACCGTTGAAACATTCCGTACTGAGGAAGAAGCTATCCGCCTCGCCAACGATTCTGTTTACGGACTGGCAGGAGCCGTTTGGACGCAAAACATGAACCGGGCGGAACGAGTCAGTCGCTCCCTCCGCTTAGGAACGGTCTGGATTAACGACTATCACCCTTACTTTCCGCAAGCTCCGTGGGGCGGGTACAAGCAGTCGGGTATCGGCAGGGAACTCGGTAAAACCGGTTTGGAAGAATATACGGAACAAAAACACATTTTCCAAAATATCAATCCACAACCGATGAACTGGTTTGGCAAAAATCGTGAAAGGGTTGAGGAGACATGA
- a CDS encoding sodium:solute symporter family protein produces the protein MPYTDNPQRQDGVNVLANTPRKKKIPSWGIGLIGIVLAFTFIAVYSLIAGSPVHWSTLGAMLLFYLFIYYIGVVTARRKNTGLKDMMLASRQMPLWVAMMTMGATWVGGGYINGTAEYAYASGMVWVQAPWGYALSLIIGGVFYARKMRRYEFTTMLDPLEARFGKKVTGILYIPALAGEVFWSGAILTALGTTFGTILGLDFTTSIILSAAIAIAYTVVGGLWSVAYTDVVQLAMIIFGLFLVIPFSLQYTGGLENTWTHYVAGMQELGNNYANLFPPLDGWRDPSWGNWYWNWWDNALMLIFGGIAWQVYFQRVLSAKNEKTAMWLSIMAGVFALLAAIPAALIGVIGFNADWAQLGTQEPESPSLILPYVLRYMTPDLVSAIGLGALAAAVMSSVDSSILSASSMAAWNVYRPLIRPKTTKAHLQKVIKQAIVIIGVAATLIAINVKSVYELWYLCSDFVYCILFPQLTTALFFKGANKYGSIAGLMVAFVLRFGGGEPVLGIPTIIPYPMLEDGVVLFPFRTLAMVSSLLTIFIVSKLTARICPPLPLRNLKKIS, from the coding sequence ATGCCATATACGGATAACCCTCAGCGGCAGGACGGTGTCAACGTCCTGGCGAATACACCGAGGAAAAAGAAAATTCCTTCTTGGGGTATCGGATTAATCGGAATCGTCCTCGCTTTTACGTTCATTGCCGTATACTCATTGATCGCGGGGAGTCCGGTACACTGGAGCACGCTTGGCGCCATGTTACTGTTTTACTTGTTTATCTACTACATTGGCGTTGTCACTGCGAGGAGAAAAAACACCGGATTAAAGGACATGATGTTAGCCAGCCGGCAAATGCCGTTGTGGGTGGCCATGATGACGATGGGTGCGACCTGGGTCGGCGGAGGCTATATAAACGGAACGGCTGAATATGCTTACGCTTCGGGCATGGTGTGGGTTCAGGCGCCATGGGGTTACGCGTTAAGTCTCATTATTGGCGGTGTTTTTTACGCGAGAAAAATGCGACGCTACGAGTTTACGACAATGCTTGACCCTTTAGAAGCTCGTTTTGGAAAAAAAGTGACTGGCATTTTGTACATCCCGGCGTTGGCTGGAGAAGTTTTTTGGAGCGGTGCCATTTTGACGGCGCTCGGCACGACGTTTGGGACGATATTAGGCCTGGATTTCACAACGTCAATCATACTTTCTGCGGCTATTGCCATTGCCTACACGGTCGTCGGCGGCTTGTGGTCTGTCGCCTACACTGACGTAGTCCAGCTCGCGATGATTATATTTGGTTTATTTCTCGTCATTCCTTTTTCCCTTCAGTACACTGGCGGGTTAGAAAATACGTGGACCCATTATGTCGCAGGCATGCAAGAATTAGGAAACAACTACGCGAACTTGTTTCCACCACTAGACGGATGGCGCGATCCGAGTTGGGGAAATTGGTATTGGAACTGGTGGGACAACGCATTGATGCTCATTTTCGGTGGGATTGCTTGGCAGGTATACTTCCAGCGCGTTCTCTCGGCTAAGAATGAAAAGACGGCGATGTGGCTGTCGATTATGGCTGGAGTGTTCGCGTTGTTAGCCGCAATTCCGGCCGCTTTAATCGGGGTGATTGGATTTAATGCCGATTGGGCGCAATTGGGCACACAAGAGCCGGAAAGTCCGTCCCTTATATTGCCTTACGTCTTGCGCTATATGACACCTGACTTGGTGTCGGCCATCGGTCTAGGGGCACTCGCAGCAGCTGTCATGTCATCTGTTGATTCATCGATTTTATCTGCTTCATCGATGGCGGCGTGGAACGTTTATCGACCATTAATTCGTCCGAAAACGACGAAGGCCCACTTGCAAAAAGTGATTAAGCAGGCGATCGTCATAATCGGTGTTGCTGCGACGCTTATCGCGATAAATGTGAAAAGTGTATACGAACTGTGGTATTTATGCAGTGATTTTGTTTACTGCATTTTGTTCCCGCAGTTAACCACAGCGCTCTTTTTTAAAGGAGCGAACAAGTACGGCTCCATAGCGGGACTCATGGTCGCGTTTGTGCTCAGGTTCGGAGGCGGGGAGCCCGTGTTGGGGATACCGACCATTATCCCTTATCCGATGCTCGAAGATGGCGTTGTTTTATTTCCTTTCCGTACGTTGGCGATGGTGTCCAGTTTGTTAACGATTTTCATCGTCTCGAAATTGACGGCTCGCATCTGTCCCCCTTTGCCTTTGCGCAACTTGAAAAAAATCTCGTGA
- the ligD gene encoding non-homologous end-joining DNA ligase yields the protein MKVEGKHIQVTNPDKILFPDISMTKWDYVMHMARLAPFMLPYTRDRLLTVIRYPDGVRGKHFYQKNIPSYAPDWVETKTDGDNEYILLQNTATLVWLATQAALEFHTSFHLAGSDIPAELVFDLDPSREGFEAVTEVALLLHQVLQSIGLNAFAKTSGATGIQVYVPIERRYSFKQTRRVGQFLGKYLQERHPRLVTLERMKRLRGHKVYFDYLQHWHGKTIAAPYSPRARAQAPVSTPVSWRELEKGVHPDDFTLLNIHRRLEVTGDIFQKVLDVRKRQSLDAILHVIRT from the coding sequence GTGAAAGTTGAAGGCAAGCACATTCAAGTCACCAATCCAGACAAAATTCTCTTTCCCGACATCTCAATGACGAAATGGGACTACGTGATGCACATGGCCCGCCTCGCACCGTTTATGCTGCCATACACGAGAGACCGCTTGCTCACAGTTATACGCTACCCAGATGGAGTGCGGGGAAAACACTTTTACCAAAAAAACATTCCTTCCTATGCGCCGGATTGGGTCGAGACGAAAACGGACGGAGACAATGAATACATTTTATTGCAAAATACCGCGACTCTCGTCTGGTTGGCCACACAAGCGGCACTGGAATTTCACACGTCGTTTCATTTGGCCGGAAGCGACATCCCGGCTGAACTCGTATTTGATTTAGACCCTTCTCGAGAAGGGTTTGAGGCTGTGACGGAAGTGGCCCTCCTGCTACATCAGGTGCTCCAATCCATCGGACTGAACGCATTCGCCAAAACGTCGGGAGCCACCGGCATTCAAGTGTACGTGCCGATTGAGAGGCGTTACTCATTTAAACAGACGAGACGAGTCGGACAGTTTCTCGGCAAGTATTTACAGGAACGGCATCCTCGCCTCGTGACACTGGAGAGGATGAAACGCCTGCGCGGCCACAAAGTGTACTTCGACTATTTGCAGCACTGGCACGGGAAGACGATTGCCGCCCCCTATTCGCCTCGGGCGAGGGCACAAGCCCCGGTGTCCACGCCTGTTTCGTGGCGTGAATTGGAGAAGGGCGTACATCCTGACGACTTCACCCTCCTCAACATCCACAGGCGGCTGGAAGTGACAGGCGACATCTTCCAAAAGGTGTTAGACGTTCGCAAGCGTCAGTCATTAGACGCGATCTTACACGTCATTCGCACTTGA
- a CDS encoding iron-containing alcohol dehydrogenase encodes MKFERMTRFKSFEMPTVVKSSVGAVHHVGEEGKKLGVSKAMIVTDDRLYQAGVVEPIERRLRNAGIKVFVFREVRGEPDTFLVARGSAAFNEHNCDGLVAVGGGSCMDTAKAIGVEVVHRAPVLHYEASDQGKPLEKRIPPLITIPTTAGTGSEVTQWAVIKDPEREIKFNTGGPLIAAHVAIIDPELHVSMPPHVTAATGIDALSHAIECYTCHWAQPITDAVALLAIEYVSKYIRRAYADGHDMEARHGMAQAAMLAGLSYGSESAGAAHAMSQTLGGMIPVMHGQCVSAMLPAVMEYNWMGNPEKFARIAEALGVNTADMSVEEAAKQSVREVERLVRELNIPSLSEQGVNPGEIDRYAQAALEDPQTVGNPRDIDLEGYKWLYRRCLGLEESTLS; translated from the coding sequence ATGAAATTCGAACGAATGACACGTTTTAAATCGTTTGAAATGCCGACTGTCGTTAAATCTTCTGTCGGAGCCGTTCACCACGTCGGGGAAGAAGGGAAGAAACTCGGTGTATCGAAAGCGATGATCGTCACCGATGACCGCTTGTATCAAGCCGGTGTCGTCGAGCCGATTGAACGTCGTCTGCGGAACGCCGGAATCAAGGTGTTCGTTTTTCGCGAAGTCAGAGGAGAACCGGATACCTTTCTTGTCGCAAGAGGGAGTGCGGCCTTTAACGAGCACAACTGCGACGGGCTCGTCGCTGTCGGTGGCGGCAGCTGTATGGACACGGCCAAAGCAATCGGAGTGGAAGTCGTACACAGAGCCCCTGTGCTACATTATGAGGCATCCGATCAAGGCAAACCGCTAGAAAAACGGATACCTCCCCTCATAACCATCCCCACTACGGCTGGAACGGGCAGCGAGGTTACCCAGTGGGCAGTGATTAAAGATCCTGAGCGTGAAATTAAATTCAACACGGGAGGGCCGCTCATTGCAGCTCACGTGGCGATCATCGACCCTGAATTACATGTGTCCATGCCGCCGCACGTTACGGCTGCCACCGGGATTGATGCACTGTCACACGCCATTGAATGTTACACGTGCCATTGGGCGCAGCCGATCACGGATGCCGTTGCCTTGCTGGCCATCGAATACGTCAGTAAGTACATCCGCCGTGCTTATGCGGACGGGCACGATATGGAAGCTCGTCACGGTATGGCTCAAGCGGCCATGTTGGCCGGATTGTCATACGGGAGCGAATCCGCCGGAGCCGCCCACGCCATGTCGCAAACACTTGGAGGGATGATCCCGGTAATGCACGGCCAATGTGTGTCAGCGATGCTTCCGGCCGTTATGGAGTACAACTGGATGGGGAACCCGGAAAAGTTCGCTCGCATTGCGGAAGCGCTCGGTGTGAATACGGCAGACATGAGTGTGGAAGAAGCAGCCAAACAGTCCGTTCGCGAAGTAGAAAGGCTGGTGCGCGAACTCAACATTCCAAGTTTGTCAGAACAAGGTGTAAACCCCGGTGAGATTGACCGTTACGCTCAAGCTGCTTTAGAAGATCCACAAACGGTTGGCAACCCGCGGGACATTGATTTAGAAGGGTACAAATGGCTGTACCGGCGTTGCCTCGGACTAGAGGAGTCAACACTTTCATAA
- a CDS encoding RNA ligase family protein, producing MEPIVPFEPVSTNRIPKGDRWTAQVKWDGVRILTYYDGRDVRLFNRKRRERTRHYPEFTQISSFCSARSVILDGEVIALDADGKPSFHEVMRRDGIRRMDRVDRMRKVVPVTYMIFDVVYCNGEWVRHRNLSERMDILSAVITPCDRVQLVHSHPEGADLFKVVQQHQLEGIVVKDLNSKYEISGKDSRWQKIKNYRDITAVVGGVTLRDGIVNAVLLGAFDAKGRLHYIGHAGTGKLTRGEWQTLTERIKPLIVTDRPFVNRPQRIKGAIWVKPEITVKVQFLEWTKGHTLRQPSIQAFVETSPEACVLT from the coding sequence TTGGAACCGATTGTACCGTTTGAACCTGTTTCGACTAACCGAATCCCAAAGGGAGATCGCTGGACGGCCCAGGTCAAGTGGGACGGCGTACGCATATTGACCTACTACGACGGACGCGACGTCCGGCTCTTTAACCGCAAACGCCGTGAGCGCACGCGTCATTACCCTGAGTTCACGCAAATTTCGTCATTTTGCAGCGCCCGCTCTGTCATCCTGGACGGCGAAGTCATTGCCCTCGACGCTGACGGAAAGCCGTCTTTCCACGAAGTGATGCGTCGAGACGGCATCCGCAGAATGGATCGGGTCGATCGGATGCGGAAGGTCGTACCGGTGACGTACATGATCTTCGATGTCGTCTACTGCAACGGGGAATGGGTCCGCCACCGAAATTTGAGTGAGCGCATGGACATTCTCTCCGCGGTCATTACGCCGTGTGACCGTGTTCAGTTAGTCCATTCACACCCTGAAGGAGCGGACTTGTTTAAGGTCGTTCAACAGCACCAATTGGAAGGTATCGTCGTAAAAGATTTAAACAGCAAGTACGAGATCAGCGGGAAAGACAGCCGGTGGCAAAAAATAAAAAACTACCGGGACATCACGGCCGTTGTGGGAGGAGTTACCCTCCGAGACGGGATCGTCAACGCCGTGTTACTCGGAGCGTTCGATGCCAAAGGACGCTTGCATTACATCGGCCACGCCGGCACTGGGAAGTTAACGAGGGGAGAGTGGCAAACCTTGACGGAGAGAATCAAGCCGCTCATCGTAACGGATCGGCCGTTTGTCAACAGGCCTCAGCGCATCAAGGGCGCGATCTGGGTGAAACCGGAGATCACGGTAAAAGTCCAATTTTTGGAATGGACAAAAGGCCACACGTTGAGACAGCCAAGTATTCAGGCGTTTGTAGAAACCTCTCCGGAAGCGTGTGTCCTCACCTAG
- the cudC gene encoding choline uptake/conversion transcriptional regulator CudC, with product MTAKDRELLEHARQPFIQSLAETMDLYGVTPSIGRLYAILYFEDEPMTLDEMRESLGMSKTSMSTGVRKLTDINMVKKVWKKGVRKDLYEAEKNFYKTFVDFFCTKWQQEVNMNKEAVAKTQASLEALLDDDSVSEDVKFEVHRDLQKLKEAESYYSWLQELLNRCRNGDIYKWLPKPDVRD from the coding sequence ATGACCGCAAAAGACAGAGAATTACTGGAACACGCAAGGCAACCGTTTATCCAATCACTGGCCGAAACGATGGATTTGTACGGTGTAACCCCCTCTATTGGCCGGTTGTACGCTATCCTCTATTTTGAAGATGAGCCGATGACACTGGATGAAATGCGGGAATCCCTCGGAATGAGCAAGACGAGCATGAGCACCGGGGTGCGCAAACTGACGGACATCAATATGGTCAAAAAAGTGTGGAAAAAAGGGGTTCGAAAAGATTTATACGAAGCGGAAAAAAATTTTTATAAAACATTTGTCGACTTTTTTTGTACGAAATGGCAGCAAGAAGTGAATATGAATAAAGAAGCAGTCGCTAAAACACAAGCTTCCCTGGAAGCGTTGTTGGATGACGACAGTGTATCTGAAGACGTGAAATTTGAAGTGCACCGGGATTTACAAAAACTGAAGGAAGCGGAGTCTTACTACAGCTGGTTACAGGAGTTACTGAACCGATGCCGAAATGGCGACATTTACAAATGGTTACCCAAACCAGACGTCCGAGATTAA
- the panD gene encoding aspartate 1-decarboxylase has translation MLRTMMTAKLHKATVTEANLHYVGSVTIDAYLLEQVGILPNERVQIVNIHNGARLETYVIPGERGSGTVCLNGAAARLVQPGDRVIIIAYGLMDEEEVRDHVPRVAVLDEHNRIVQMMSTEPAGQKT, from the coding sequence ATGTTGCGTACGATGATGACGGCGAAACTGCACAAAGCGACGGTCACAGAAGCGAATCTACATTACGTCGGCAGCGTCACAATTGACGCTTATCTACTGGAACAGGTCGGTATTTTGCCCAACGAGAGGGTGCAAATCGTCAACATCCACAACGGCGCTCGGCTGGAGACGTACGTCATTCCGGGAGAAAGGGGAAGCGGCACTGTTTGTTTAAACGGAGCTGCTGCCCGGTTAGTGCAACCTGGGGACCGTGTCATCATTATCGCGTACGGGCTGATGGACGAAGAAGAAGTGCGGGACCACGTTCCGAGAGTAGCCGTTCTGGACGAACATAACCGCATCGTGCAAATGATGTCAACGGAACCGGCCGGTCAAAAGACATAA
- the panC gene encoding pantoate--beta-alanine ligase: MKVVTTIRALRRSLPDEKRAVIGLVPTMGYLHDGHLSLIETARRECDCVVVSVFVNPLQFGPREDFDTYPRDLNRDKAQAEKAGADLLFAPDTEEMYPKPPFTTVRVSNVTEGMCGASRPGHFDGVATVVTKLFHIVQPHRAYFGLKDVQQVAVIQRMVDDLNIPVNIVPCPTVREPDGLAMSSRNVYLSEEERRQATVLFQALKTAKEKLAKREWHTPQQVEDGVRDIIETQPLADIDYVEMRTFPDLERVRDIGNKTYVIAVAVKFGKTRLIDNILFQGGETPTDVAYDDDGETAQSDGHRSESTLRRQRHN, translated from the coding sequence ATGAAAGTCGTGACAACCATCCGCGCGTTGCGCCGGTCACTCCCGGACGAAAAGAGGGCGGTCATCGGCCTGGTGCCGACGATGGGCTATTTGCACGACGGGCACTTGAGTTTGATAGAAACGGCAAGGCGCGAGTGCGACTGTGTCGTCGTCTCAGTGTTCGTCAATCCGCTGCAATTCGGCCCCCGGGAAGATTTTGATACGTACCCCCGCGATCTCAATCGGGATAAAGCCCAGGCCGAAAAGGCAGGAGCCGACCTTTTGTTTGCCCCTGACACAGAAGAAATGTACCCGAAACCGCCCTTTACGACCGTCCGCGTGTCCAATGTGACGGAAGGGATGTGTGGCGCCTCCAGACCCGGCCATTTCGACGGAGTCGCGACAGTCGTCACGAAGCTGTTTCACATCGTCCAGCCGCACAGGGCGTATTTCGGTCTCAAAGATGTTCAGCAAGTGGCCGTCATCCAGCGCATGGTGGACGATCTAAACATACCGGTAAACATCGTCCCCTGTCCGACTGTACGGGAACCCGACGGTTTGGCCATGAGCTCGCGCAATGTCTACTTGAGCGAAGAAGAACGCCGACAAGCAACTGTTTTGTTCCAGGCCCTTAAGACGGCAAAAGAAAAGCTGGCGAAGAGGGAATGGCACACCCCACAACAGGTGGAAGACGGCGTCCGGGATATAATCGAAACACAACCACTAGCCGACATCGACTACGTAGAAATGCGGACGTTCCCCGATCTGGAACGCGTCCGTGACATAGGGAATAAAACGTACGTGATCGCTGTCGCGGTGAAGTTCGGTAAGACGCGTTTGATTGACAATATTTTGTTCCAAGGAGGAGAGACGCCTACCGATGTTGCGTACGATGATGACGGCGAAACTGCACAAAGCGACGGTCACAGAAGCGAATCTACATTACGTCGGCAGCGTCACAATTGA
- a CDS encoding Ku protein, with protein sequence MHTVWKGSIRFGLVNIPVRMFTATEEKSVKFRQLHAKCHTPIRYQRTCPNCEQEVDRDDIVKGYELEEGRFVVLTDEEIEAAKPEAEKSIDILDFVDLAEIDPVYFNKSYYLSPQDTGERAYSLLRQAMYDTHKIGIAQFTLRSKQSLAAVRVFDKALVLETIFYPDEVRAVDNIPDLPKEGALPEKELNMAQQLIEQLVTPFDPEKYADEYRQSLLDVIEKKAKGEEIREAPDVKPHKVVDLMEALKASLDQTAEKNKRA encoded by the coding sequence GTGCACACTGTTTGGAAAGGGTCGATTCGCTTCGGCCTCGTCAACATACCAGTTCGCATGTTTACGGCGACGGAAGAAAAAAGTGTCAAATTTCGCCAATTGCACGCGAAATGTCACACGCCGATCCGCTATCAGCGGACATGCCCCAACTGTGAACAAGAAGTGGACCGAGACGACATTGTGAAAGGGTACGAATTGGAGGAAGGCCGTTTTGTCGTATTGACAGACGAAGAAATCGAGGCCGCTAAACCTGAAGCCGAAAAATCGATTGACATCCTCGACTTTGTGGATTTAGCGGAGATCGATCCCGTTTACTTCAATAAATCGTATTACCTGTCTCCCCAGGATACCGGTGAACGAGCGTATTCCTTACTGCGGCAGGCCATGTACGACACACACAAAATCGGCATCGCCCAGTTTACGCTCCGCTCCAAACAGTCGTTGGCTGCAGTGCGCGTCTTCGACAAAGCCCTCGTCCTGGAGACGATTTTCTATCCGGACGAAGTGAGGGCTGTTGACAACATTCCCGACTTGCCGAAAGAGGGAGCTCTGCCAGAGAAGGAGTTGAACATGGCCCAACAGCTGATCGAGCAGCTCGTGACACCGTTTGACCCGGAAAAATACGCAGATGAGTATCGCCAGTCCTTACTAGACGTCATTGAGAAGAAGGCAAAAGGTGAAGAAATCCGGGAAGCGCCTGACGTCAAACCGCACAAAGTGGTCGATTTGATGGAGGCGCTGAAGGCGAGTCTCGATCAAACCGCTGAGAAAAATAAACGGGCGTAA
- a CDS encoding tetratricopeptide repeat protein, translating to MTYDEFDWMEEALAQIESIYPRCSTEVQRELADRFRHLQDVSDGWLDAWLLLQERFRDVIEKYPELAGQNDTSTAFFPPAVQPDNKEVGEAGPDLQSDESLKFWVDERAMQQFRIGQGYYNLWMFSDAMSQFLQVVDDEPDFVLARLYLALTYFQQEQWERAETEFQLVLETAPHPEFLRFCHHMLGCLFVRQKKDVKAVRHFSRALEMDVENSDTLFNLGACHYRLGSVQFAIPCFEQAIALNGDDWESMVYLAHCYTALGDHDQGTHWRKQAYEMSRKPWIISEIADSYERQQQLDEALKWNLYCVTNHPEWAEGYHGVAWNIWKKDRHPLAVVWLKKALTLKRDDANILFSYWWIIHHVGTPEEKARVNRHVSSVMHQSPLWSLAHGNVYRVSGDFEQARKTLTPLLTAEEVRVQGAAHYQLAHLCMAEQKWKEAVDHFHKARECDGLLHETLLFEGICHYLTGDREASKNCLRLYQQQQSNDGR from the coding sequence GTGACGTACGACGAGTTTGATTGGATGGAAGAAGCCCTCGCCCAAATTGAATCGATCTATCCCCGCTGTTCCACGGAAGTTCAACGGGAATTGGCCGATCGGTTTCGTCACTTACAAGATGTGAGTGACGGCTGGCTGGACGCGTGGCTGTTGTTACAGGAGCGATTTCGCGACGTGATCGAAAAATACCCAGAACTGGCCGGTCAGAACGACACTTCTACGGCGTTTTTCCCGCCTGCTGTGCAACCTGATAACAAGGAGGTCGGAGAAGCTGGTCCGGACTTACAATCAGACGAATCCTTAAAATTTTGGGTCGACGAACGGGCGATGCAGCAATTCCGCATCGGACAGGGGTATTACAACTTGTGGATGTTTTCGGACGCCATGTCTCAATTCCTCCAGGTGGTAGACGACGAACCCGACTTTGTCCTCGCTCGCCTCTACCTCGCGTTGACGTATTTCCAGCAGGAACAGTGGGAACGAGCGGAGACAGAGTTCCAACTTGTGTTGGAGACAGCTCCCCACCCCGAGTTCCTGCGATTTTGCCACCATATGCTCGGTTGTCTTTTTGTCAGGCAAAAAAAAGATGTGAAAGCGGTCCGGCATTTTTCCCGAGCGCTGGAAATGGACGTAGAAAACAGTGACACGCTGTTTAATTTAGGAGCTTGCCACTACCGCCTCGGTTCAGTCCAATTCGCCATCCCGTGTTTTGAGCAAGCGATTGCGCTCAATGGAGACGATTGGGAGAGTATGGTGTATTTAGCCCACTGCTATACGGCACTGGGAGATCACGATCAAGGGACGCACTGGCGCAAACAAGCGTACGAAATGTCACGAAAGCCGTGGATTATCTCTGAAATTGCCGACAGTTACGAGCGGCAACAGCAGCTGGACGAAGCGCTGAAGTGGAACTTGTACTGTGTGACCAACCATCCGGAGTGGGCAGAAGGGTACCACGGTGTTGCGTGGAATATTTGGAAAAAAGACCGCCATCCCCTGGCGGTCGTTTGGCTAAAAAAGGCGTTGACTTTAAAGCGGGACGATGCGAACATCCTATTTTCTTACTGGTGGATTATCCACCACGTGGGCACGCCGGAGGAGAAGGCGCGGGTCAACCGACACGTATCTTCCGTGATGCACCAATCCCCGCTATGGTCCCTCGCCCACGGAAACGTGTACCGAGTGAGCGGCGATTTCGAGCAAGCCAGGAAGACGTTAACCCCATTGTTAACAGCGGAGGAAGTGCGCGTGCAAGGAGCGGCGCACTATCAGTTGGCCCATTTGTGTATGGCAGAACAAAAGTGGAAAGAAGCGGTCGACCATTTCCACAAAGCCCGCGAATGCGATGGTCTCTTACATGAAACGCTGTTATTTGAAGGGATTTGCCATTACTTGACCGGGGACAGGGAAGCGTCCAAAAACTGTCTGCGTCTGTACCAGCAGCAACAATCAAATGACGGGAGGTAA